The DNA sequence CCGAGACGGAGATCCAGAGGTCGGGGTGGCGACGGCGCATCTCGGCCATCACCGTTCCCTTGCCCACCGCGGTGGGACCGGACAGGACGGTCAGGCGCGCGGCGTCCGGCCGGGTCACGGGCACGCTTGTCGGGAGGGCGTCGGTCATGGCGGACATCCTGCCATCGGCGGCTGACAGGATCTCCCGGCCACGGACCCGCGGCGGCCCGCCCGGCGAGGGTCCGTCGGTCCGGGCACTGATGGTGCGGTCCGGCGCCGACGGTGCGGCGCGGCGCGGGCGGTGCAGGGTCTGGGCGTGCAGGGGCCCGGGCGTGCGAGCTCAGCCGAAGCGGTCGACGAGTGCGGCGCTCTGGTGCGGACCCAGGCCTCGGACACGCCGTGCCTCGGAGATACCGATCTCGGCCATGAGGTTCCGGGCGGTGGCCTTCCCCACGCCGGGCATGGACTCGAGGAGCGAGACGACCTTGAGTTTGCCTAGCGCCTCGTCCGTCTGGGCGGCCTCGAGGACCTCGGAGAGCTTGACCTGGGAGTACTTCAGCTTGTTCTTGACCTCGGCGCGTGTGGCTCGGGCGGCAGCCGCCTTCCGCAGGGCGTCGGCTCGCTGTTCCGGGGTCAGCGGGGGCAGTGCCACGGCGGTCACCTCGTCGGGTCGCAGGGACATAGCACGGACGTCATCAGCGACGTTGTGCTGAACGTAGCGACTCCCCCGGGGTCCGGCAACGGTTGAGGTTTGCGGTCCTAGGCATCGGAATCTCTGGGTCCTCCGCGGTGTGTCGCTGCCACGGTCCGGATCTCATCCGAGCTGCCCGC is a window from the Georgenia muralis genome containing:
- the mihF gene encoding integration host factor, actinobacterial type, translated to MALPPLTPEQRADALRKAAAARATRAEVKNKLKYSQVKLSEVLEAAQTDEALGKLKVVSLLESMPGVGKATARNLMAEIGISEARRVRGLGPHQSAALVDRFG